The Chloroflexota bacterium genome includes a window with the following:
- a CDS encoding MBL fold metallo-hydrolase, with the protein MSARPGGLMMMVVQRAASTARFAAFLALLTLVLAGVSPALAQQQQPQLPQSVAELVRVREDVYAFRYLNHVSLFVPTDEGVVVVDPIGGGGNPQAPVALKAAIASITPQPVKFLVYSHAAPDHGTGGAVFSDTATFVSHANAKAAFESRNDPTSPAPTVTFDKTMPLDLGGKHFELHWAGITEQTDYLIFAYPAQKVIMTVDLGRIRTLPFSDLPQASPEAFVAFLERVDQSFDFEVVLSGHGPQANIWGTRQDLQDHRQYYLDLMAAIRDARAAGHADNSEAMIAAVRTALTPRYGSWANFQNGLAANISGVVRWWSM; encoded by the coding sequence GTGAGCGCGAGGCCGGGAGGACTGATGATGATGGTGGTGCAGCGTGCTGCGAGCACGGCCCGGTTCGCGGCGTTCCTTGCCCTGCTGACGCTGGTGCTGGCCGGCGTCTCGCCAGCGCTCGCGCAGCAGCAGCAGCCACAACTGCCGCAGTCCGTGGCGGAGCTGGTGCGGGTGCGCGAGGATGTCTACGCGTTCCGCTACCTGAACCACGTGTCGCTGTTTGTGCCCACCGACGAAGGCGTCGTGGTGGTCGACCCGATTGGCGGCGGCGGCAACCCGCAAGCGCCAGTCGCCCTGAAGGCGGCGATTGCCTCGATCACCCCACAGCCCGTGAAGTTCCTGGTGTACAGCCACGCGGCGCCGGACCATGGCACCGGCGGGGCCGTCTTCTCGGACACGGCCACGTTCGTGAGCCACGCCAACGCGAAGGCGGCGTTCGAGTCGCGCAACGATCCGACCTCGCCCGCGCCAACGGTGACGTTCGACAAGACCATGCCCCTGGATCTTGGCGGCAAGCATTTCGAGCTGCACTGGGCCGGCATCACCGAGCAGACCGACTACCTGATCTTCGCCTACCCGGCCCAGAAGGTCATCATGACCGTCGATCTTGGCCGCATCCGCACGCTGCCGTTCAGCGATCTCCCGCAGGCCTCGCCGGAGGCGTTCGTCGCCTTCCTGGAGCGGGTGGACCAGTCGTTTGACTTCGAGGTCGTCCTGTCGGGGCACGGTCCCCAGGCCAACATCTGGGGCACGCGCCAGGACTTGCAGGACCATCGCCAGTACTACCTGGATCTGATGGCTGCCATCCGCGACGCCCGGGCGGCCGGCCACGCCGACAACTCAGAGGCGATGATCGCGGCGGTGCGGACGGCGCTCACGCCGCGCTACGGCTCCTGGGCGAACTTCCAGAACGGGCTGGCCGCGAACATCAGCGGCGTGGTCCGCTGGTGGAGCATGTAG
- a CDS encoding MFS transporter, translating into MKRLTQDRPRAEDGETSVPGPLDAPRTDVAVRMGHTFRALRHADFRAFWVGQVVSNTGTWMQSIAQAWLILKLTNSPLALGTLTMLQALPVLLLGLFGGVIADRFPKRTLLLVTQSIMFVQAVALGVLTYTDTIQIWQLYTLALSLGVLNALDNPTRQTLVSELVPAEDLPNAVALNSLSFNTSRLLGPAIGGVTIALVGVAGCYFLNAVSFMGVISSLLLIRARPKPAPADRRRGSMLLQVREGLHYAWNTPDVMFVVIAMAAIGTFGYNFQTVLPLVAEYVLNASPASFGLLTSSMALGSVGSALFMASRGSVSRQRIFVGAIGFSVLLFSVSFASSWYVLIPLLVALGVFSILFGSSVNVHLQTVTPPALRGRVMSIYTLLFLGSTPFGSMIVGTLAEHQGVQVALAEMAICCGIGVLASLLYLSRVRHVLDATDLAGQTPEPATAA; encoded by the coding sequence ATGAAGCGGCTCACGCAAGATCGACCGCGGGCGGAGGACGGCGAGACGAGCGTGCCCGGCCCGCTCGACGCGCCGCGCACAGACGTCGCCGTGCGCATGGGCCACACGTTCCGTGCGCTCCGGCACGCCGACTTCCGCGCGTTCTGGGTGGGGCAGGTCGTCTCCAACACGGGCACCTGGATGCAGAGCATCGCCCAGGCGTGGTTGATTCTCAAGCTGACCAACTCGCCGCTGGCGCTCGGGACGCTCACGATGCTCCAGGCGCTGCCGGTGCTGCTGCTCGGGCTGTTCGGCGGGGTCATCGCGGACCGCTTCCCGAAGCGGACGCTGCTGCTGGTCACCCAGAGCATCATGTTCGTGCAGGCCGTGGCGCTCGGCGTGCTGACCTACACCGACACGATTCAGATCTGGCAGCTGTACACGCTGGCGCTGAGCCTTGGCGTGCTCAACGCCCTGGACAACCCCACCCGCCAGACGCTCGTCTCCGAGCTGGTGCCCGCCGAAGACCTCCCGAACGCGGTGGCGCTGAACTCCCTGAGCTTCAACACCTCGCGCCTGCTCGGGCCGGCCATCGGCGGGGTGACCATCGCGCTGGTGGGTGTGGCCGGCTGCTACTTCCTGAACGCCGTCAGCTTCATGGGGGTGATCTCCAGCCTGCTGCTGATCCGCGCCCGGCCGAAGCCCGCGCCAGCGGATCGGCGGCGCGGCTCGATGCTGCTGCAGGTCCGTGAGGGACTGCACTACGCCTGGAACACGCCAGACGTGATGTTCGTGGTGATCGCGATGGCCGCCATCGGGACGTTTGGCTACAACTTCCAGACGGTGCTGCCGCTCGTCGCCGAGTACGTGCTGAACGCCAGCCCGGCCAGCTTCGGCCTGCTCACCTCCTCCATGGCGCTCGGGTCCGTCGGGTCGGCGCTGTTCATGGCCAGCCGGGGCAGCGTCTCACGGCAGCGGATCTTCGTGGGGGCTATCGGCTTCAGCGTCCTGCTGTTCTCGGTCTCGTTTGCCAGCTCGTGGTACGTGCTGATCCCGCTGCTGGTGGCCCTCGGCGTGTTCAGTATCCTGTTCGGGTCGAGCGTCAATGTGCATCTGCAGACGGTCACGCCGCCGGCCTTGCGCGGCCGGGTGATGAGCATCTACACGCTCCTGTTCCTCGGCTCGACGCCCTTCGGCAGCATGATCGTCGGCACGCTGGCCGAGCACCAGGGCGTGCAGGTGGCGCTTGCCGAGATGGCGATCTGCTGCGGCATCGGTGTGCTGGCGAGCCTGCTGTACTTGAGCCGCGTGCGTCACGTGCTCGACGCCACGGACCTCGCCGGGCAGACGCCGGAGCCAGCCACCGCCGCGTGA
- a CDS encoding histidine phosphatase family protein, whose translation MTEIILCRHGQTDWNTQGRYQGRTDVPLNDFGRQQARQLAGTLADMAIHVVYSSTLERAYDTAVEIATPRGLQVRRDARLDEIDQGQWEGMRHDEIMLHHPEKLAAWQDHPIDLRLPEGETLEEVRMRVRDALDDMMLLHQGLTICVVAHSVSMAVVKHELQGMTLREALATLPPNASWERIPVPKYDLIRAARL comes from the coding sequence GTGACGGAGATCATCTTATGCCGCCACGGCCAGACTGACTGGAACACCCAGGGGCGGTACCAGGGACGGACGGACGTCCCCCTCAACGACTTCGGCCGCCAGCAGGCCCGCCAGTTGGCCGGCACCTTGGCCGATATGGCCATCCATGTCGTCTACTCCAGCACCCTGGAGCGAGCCTACGATACCGCCGTCGAGATCGCAACGCCGCGCGGGCTGCAGGTCCGCCGCGATGCCCGCCTTGACGAGATCGACCAGGGCCAGTGGGAAGGGATGCGGCACGACGAGATCATGCTGCACCACCCCGAGAAACTGGCCGCCTGGCAGGATCACCCCATCGACCTCCGGCTGCCAGAGGGCGAGACGCTGGAAGAGGTCCGCATGCGGGTGCGGGACGCCCTGGACGACATGATGCTGCTGCACCAGGGGCTGACGATCTGCGTGGTGGCGCACAGCGTCAGCATGGCCGTCGTCAAGCACGAGTTGCAGGGGATGACGCTCCGGGAAGCGCTGGCGACGCTCCCGCCGAACGCCTCCTGGGAGCGCATCCCGGTCCCCAAATATGACCTGATCCGGGCGGCCCGCCTGTAA
- a CDS encoding glucosyl-3-phosphoglycerate synthase → MLVDPRTDAHTTEDSATGEHGGPANSQNAASPEPNVVPQLLVDESIGDEDEFTILVPTTDLSTAGRLIQVAAALMPVHEGEARGRVLPLGVVEIPEEIGFSAGAVPARIHRQMLGRLRRVNRSPQIELRTLVRVHRQVWQGIIEAAKEEHANLILLGWSGRVNANSVLGTTIDEAVRNAPCDIAIAKGVSIQSAKRILVPIRGGPHAALAFKLATGLAERVDGVVTALRIERPGGPGGPDEGTIASRERDRVEFEAVLATAPRPDRVREVVVEAQSVVDAILRQAETHQVVVMGAAASAQNPNETFGPIAEEIARRLDKGLVVVKTKLAGTATHEEWEQLYGRTATAAEAPDISQIVDKWFAENTYDSEEFENIEQLVRLKRQQGVTISLGLPALNEEETIGQIVKMIRTELMDRHPLLDEIVVIDSRSTDRTREICEELGVPVYIHQDILPEQGSLRGKGEALWKSLYVLKGDIIAWIDTDIRNIHPRFVYGLIGPFLRDQRLQFVKGFYKRPIRGPGGVLQSTGGGRVTELVARPMMNLYYPELSGLIQPLAGEQAGRRSALEQLPFFTGYGVETGLLIDLLLQFGLRAIGQVDLKRRVHRNQSLASLSVMSFVIHQVVMKRLEQRHRLQLMTEVNTTMKLIQHQRDQFHVELRQVGDAERPPIALIPEYQAAHPPRPRRNASTPPAARPPSAPAHPGESR, encoded by the coding sequence ATGCTCGTCGATCCCCGAACTGACGCGCACACCACGGAGGACTCTGCGACGGGGGAACACGGTGGACCGGCCAACAGTCAGAACGCCGCGTCGCCCGAGCCGAACGTCGTTCCGCAGCTCCTGGTAGATGAGTCCATTGGCGACGAGGACGAGTTCACCATCCTGGTCCCCACCACCGATCTCAGCACGGCTGGCCGGCTGATCCAGGTGGCTGCCGCCCTGATGCCCGTCCACGAAGGCGAGGCCCGCGGCCGTGTACTGCCGCTCGGCGTGGTCGAGATCCCCGAGGAGATCGGGTTCAGCGCCGGGGCCGTGCCGGCCCGCATCCACCGCCAGATGCTCGGCCGGCTGCGGCGGGTCAACCGCTCGCCCCAGATCGAGCTGCGAACCCTCGTGCGGGTTCATCGGCAAGTCTGGCAAGGGATCATCGAGGCCGCCAAGGAAGAGCACGCCAACCTGATCCTGCTCGGCTGGAGCGGCCGCGTCAACGCAAACTCGGTCCTGGGCACCACCATCGACGAAGCCGTCCGCAACGCCCCCTGCGACATCGCCATCGCCAAGGGCGTCAGTATCCAGAGCGCCAAGCGCATCCTGGTGCCGATTCGCGGTGGTCCGCACGCAGCCCTGGCGTTCAAGCTGGCGACTGGTCTGGCCGAGCGGGTTGACGGCGTGGTGACCGCCCTCCGCATCGAGCGACCGGGTGGCCCCGGCGGCCCAGACGAGGGGACCATCGCCAGCCGCGAGCGTGACCGCGTGGAGTTCGAGGCCGTCCTCGCGACCGCCCCCCGCCCGGACCGCGTCCGCGAGGTCGTGGTCGAGGCCCAGTCCGTCGTGGACGCCATCCTGCGGCAGGCCGAGACGCATCAGGTCGTGGTGATGGGCGCGGCGGCCAGCGCGCAGAACCCCAATGAGACCTTCGGTCCGATTGCCGAGGAGATCGCGCGGCGGCTCGACAAGGGGCTCGTCGTCGTCAAGACGAAGCTCGCGGGCACGGCCACCCACGAAGAGTGGGAGCAGCTCTACGGCCGGACGGCGACGGCCGCCGAGGCCCCAGACATCTCGCAGATCGTGGACAAGTGGTTCGCGGAGAACACCTACGACAGCGAAGAGTTCGAGAACATCGAGCAGCTGGTGCGGCTCAAGCGCCAGCAAGGCGTCACCATCAGCCTCGGCCTGCCGGCCCTCAACGAAGAGGAGACCATCGGCCAGATCGTCAAGATGATCCGCACCGAGCTGATGGACCGCCACCCCCTCCTCGACGAGATCGTGGTGATCGACAGCCGCTCCACGGACCGCACCCGCGAGATCTGCGAGGAACTGGGCGTCCCCGTCTACATTCACCAGGACATCCTGCCGGAGCAAGGCTCCCTGCGCGGCAAGGGTGAGGCTCTCTGGAAGAGCCTGTACGTGCTCAAAGGCGACATCATCGCCTGGATCGACACGGACATCCGCAACATCCACCCGCGCTTCGTCTACGGCCTGATCGGACCGTTCTTGCGGGATCAGCGGCTGCAGTTCGTGAAGGGGTTCTACAAGCGGCCGATCCGTGGGCCGGGCGGGGTGCTCCAGTCCACGGGCGGCGGGCGCGTGACCGAGCTGGTGGCACGGCCGATGATGAATCTCTACTACCCAGAGCTGTCCGGACTGATCCAGCCACTGGCCGGCGAGCAGGCCGGGCGGCGCTCCGCGCTGGAGCAACTGCCGTTCTTCACCGGCTACGGCGTCGAGACCGGCCTGCTGATCGATTTGCTGCTCCAATTCGGCCTGCGGGCCATTGGGCAGGTCGATCTCAAGCGGCGGGTGCACCGTAATCAGTCCCTTGCGTCGTTAAGTGTGATGTCGTTTGTCATTCATCAGGTGGTGATGAAGCGCCTCGAACAGCGCCACCGTCTCCAGTTGATGACCGAGGTTAACACCACCATGAAGCTGATCCAGCATCAGCGCGACCAGTTCCACGTGGAGCTGCGGCAGGTCGGCGATGCCGAGCGCCCGCCCATCGCGCTGATCCCCGAGTACCAGGCGGCCCACCCGCCGCGCCCAAGACGCAACGCCTCTACGCCACCAGCAGCCCGGCCGCCGAGTGCGCCGGCGCACCCCGGAGAGTCCCGGTGA
- a CDS encoding SDR family oxidoreductase, translating into MRLEGKVAVITGAATGIGRATAVRFAQEGARVVFGDVNDVEADETLRQIGLAGGQGTFLHCDVRRSEDVHRLVDAAVTAHGQLDIMMNNVGVNFYGKVHETAEEDWQACLNLNLGSVYRGMHAAIPHMLEAGRGSVINTASNQGLVAFNGFAAYAAAKGAIVQLSRQASLDYAPNNIRVNCICPGAVRTPMNPELLDPSLDGGARLERSSSRIPMLRIGEPEEVAQAALYLASDESAWVTGLALVIDGGVTVKGP; encoded by the coding sequence ATGCGACTGGAAGGAAAGGTCGCCGTCATCACCGGCGCGGCGACCGGCATCGGGCGGGCCACCGCCGTACGCTTCGCGCAGGAGGGCGCGCGCGTCGTCTTCGGGGACGTCAACGACGTTGAGGCCGACGAGACGCTGCGGCAGATCGGGCTGGCCGGCGGCCAGGGCACGTTCCTGCACTGCGACGTGCGCCGCTCGGAGGATGTGCATCGGCTGGTTGACGCCGCCGTGACGGCCCACGGGCAGCTCGACATCATGATGAACAACGTCGGCGTCAACTTCTACGGCAAGGTGCATGAGACGGCCGAAGAGGACTGGCAAGCCTGCCTCAACCTGAATCTCGGCAGCGTCTACCGTGGCATGCACGCGGCGATCCCGCACATGCTCGAGGCCGGCAGGGGCTCGGTCATCAACACGGCGTCCAATCAAGGGCTGGTGGCGTTCAACGGCTTCGCGGCGTACGCGGCGGCCAAGGGGGCGATCGTGCAGCTCTCGCGGCAGGCGTCGTTGGACTACGCCCCGAACAACATCCGGGTGAACTGTATCTGCCCGGGGGCCGTCCGCACGCCGATGAACCCCGAATTGCTGGACCCGAGTCTGGACGGCGGCGCTCGGCTGGAGCGCTCGTCGTCGCGCATCCCGATGCTGCGGATCGGCGAGCCGGAGGAGGTGGCGCAGGCGGCGCTCTACCTCGCCAGCGACGAATCGGCCTGGGTGACCGGGCTGGCGCTGGTGATCGACGGCGGCGTGACGGTCAAGGGGCCGTAG
- a CDS encoding MarR family transcriptional regulator gives MRDDERQARFRKAFWRAFSEADSIRLRQWERSSVTLPQLRVLYHLRRRPHSTTGELARRLGITVSTTSGLVIKLVDRGLVARGSLADDRRQAPLSLTDEGAALLGELSEEGRAFLARVADRLGDDLDTVTAALERLAEAGLLADEAERADEAPPRCKPSRRPPRDAPAPAGDTTARGGSST, from the coding sequence GTGCGAGACGACGAACGGCAGGCACGGTTTCGGAAGGCGTTCTGGCGGGCCTTCAGCGAGGCCGACTCGATCAGGTTGCGCCAGTGGGAGCGGTCCAGTGTGACGCTCCCACAGTTGCGGGTGCTCTACCACCTGCGACGGCGGCCCCACTCTACCACCGGCGAGCTGGCGAGGCGGCTCGGGATCACCGTCTCGACCACCAGCGGGCTGGTCATCAAGCTGGTGGACCGTGGGCTGGTGGCGCGCGGCAGCCTCGCAGACGACCGGCGGCAGGCTCCCCTCAGCCTGACGGACGAGGGCGCGGCGCTGCTGGGCGAGCTGTCCGAGGAGGGGCGGGCGTTCCTGGCGCGGGTGGCGGACCGGCTCGGGGACGATCTCGACACGGTCACGGCGGCGCTGGAGCGGCTGGCCGAGGCCGGCCTGCTCGCCGACGAGGCGGAACGCGCCGACGAGGCGCCGCCCCGCTGCAAGCCGTCGCGCCGGCCACCGCGCGATGCACCGGCCCCGGCCGGCGACACCACGGCTCGGGGAGGGTCATCCACATGA
- a CDS encoding carbohydrate binding domain-containing protein, giving the protein MRATALILLLFTLFGFTGIAPGNLSLTGSADPALAAAPWNGVPHITVDYTKDVETWWASHPFNPESPAYAPNITSPANQLNVRTQYGGNIQAAIDALPATGGTLFFPAGAYNGNFRLVGKSNIHFRGETGSVIRGTGQNRIAGCALADDYSTFGAYIQARVPEALLCATTGRIKNLYFKDLVFDGGGVASEAFDMSAAMDIVFDNIVFQNFKDPGVGHPGIISGNAVIDNIWVRNSRFVGQEQYAMYLDGIHGGGVINSTIENGFSRSAFLFLTNDDYSRDYDGDGTIEVPEQRMSQHVVVYGNTFAGGTYDLVSATGRNILIMANTIAVPVVTVANFQSKSSAVDARLTYEYFSNRVVRNYFRSIHQFIEISPPPQCPKVTNCAKIGQYQIRDNVVESAANYVRPATASTSTYGTVTGPNTVSGNCIADPACRGVAGGGGATPTATPTGSSTISQRFPLGLFEDANMTEGLNTKFQTLINDAKAKGLDSVLFNNNYVDRDEPMLSLSDSQNFNVYFAPHRELNSGWFYGSAPSTIEAARALAYPIVDRIKAHPSLRGYNLVDEPGVEHQDKLTLMVRAFKERDATRPSLPVLIGLNRGDTLFSAAQPGVFLADVYPMGNANAPCNYTMTGFGYTQEDFSSYIRRLTANKPAGTPLWVILQTHKHSEGPSYALRVPTAPELRAQQWMAVGEGATGIFWFVYSTQQDWTGLKDSPALFTEVGNLANRLGPLRTTLVDTDRVANIFTVTGPNSPYVSTLKSNDGRRTFAVVVNKGTCSGSAGLAVSSGIGGTLKDLETGAVFAQGAQITFAAGDGKVFELIPDGSSTPAPTTTATRTPTAPAATATRTPTAPAGATATPTRTPTRTPTAPAGATATPVSTPSSTGNLVKNSSFDTLTSGYSTDWRQRSNSSYDPGISHTGRGSLRLASPASSSYVDQAIALKPSTTYVLRFWTRTLDAVGTGVAVRYAQTAPAAQTLIQAGYVNGTKEWKEQTYTFTTPANHAGGRIDVQWTMSSGVAWVDDISLEELNPAATNLVTNGTFDQATSGFPTAWRARPNAVWTSNVVRTGAGSFEVRGPAPDAYSDQAIKLRPNTSYILTYWVRTMNATGPGVSVRYSQLSPTPLTLVVSPETTGSRAWTQITVRFTTPANYTDGRLDIRWNLTGGYAWIDDMALFED; this is encoded by the coding sequence GTGCGCGCAACGGCCCTGATCCTGCTGCTGTTCACGCTTTTTGGTTTCACTGGTATCGCCCCTGGCAACCTGTCACTCACCGGCAGCGCGGACCCGGCGCTTGCTGCCGCCCCCTGGAACGGCGTCCCCCATATCACCGTTGACTACACCAAAGACGTCGAGACCTGGTGGGCCTCCCATCCATTCAACCCTGAGTCTCCGGCCTACGCCCCCAACATCACCTCGCCCGCCAACCAGCTGAACGTCAGAACGCAGTACGGCGGCAACATCCAGGCCGCCATCGACGCCCTGCCGGCCACGGGCGGCACCCTGTTCTTCCCAGCGGGCGCCTACAACGGCAACTTCCGGCTCGTCGGCAAGAGCAACATCCACTTCCGAGGCGAGACCGGCAGCGTCATCCGAGGGACCGGCCAGAACCGGATCGCCGGCTGCGCCCTGGCCGACGACTATTCGACGTTCGGCGCGTATATCCAGGCCCGCGTCCCAGAGGCCCTGCTCTGCGCCACCACCGGCCGCATCAAGAACCTCTACTTCAAGGATCTGGTCTTCGACGGCGGCGGCGTCGCGTCTGAGGCGTTCGACATGTCCGCCGCCATGGACATCGTCTTTGACAATATCGTCTTCCAGAACTTCAAGGATCCGGGCGTCGGCCATCCCGGCATCATCTCGGGCAACGCCGTTATCGATAACATCTGGGTCCGCAACTCGCGGTTTGTCGGGCAAGAGCAGTACGCCATGTACCTGGATGGTATCCACGGTGGCGGCGTCATCAACTCGACCATCGAGAACGGCTTCTCGCGCAGTGCCTTCCTCTTCTTGACCAACGACGACTACTCTCGTGACTACGACGGCGACGGCACCATCGAGGTGCCCGAGCAGCGCATGTCACAGCATGTCGTGGTCTACGGCAACACCTTCGCTGGCGGCACCTACGACCTCGTCAGCGCCACCGGCCGCAACATCCTGATCATGGCGAACACCATCGCCGTGCCCGTGGTGACCGTCGCCAACTTCCAGTCGAAAAGCTCGGCGGTGGACGCGCGGCTGACCTACGAATACTTCAGCAACCGGGTGGTCCGCAACTACTTCCGGTCGATCCACCAGTTCATCGAGATCTCGCCGCCGCCGCAGTGCCCCAAGGTCACGAACTGCGCCAAAATCGGCCAGTACCAGATCCGCGACAACGTGGTGGAGTCGGCGGCCAACTACGTGCGCCCGGCCACGGCCTCGACCTCGACCTACGGCACGGTCACTGGCCCGAACACCGTCAGCGGCAACTGCATCGCCGATCCGGCCTGCCGCGGCGTGGCCGGTGGCGGCGGCGCAACGCCGACCGCCACGCCCACCGGCAGCTCGACGATCAGCCAGCGGTTCCCGCTCGGCCTCTTCGAGGATGCCAACATGACGGAAGGCCTGAACACGAAGTTCCAGACCCTCATCAACGATGCGAAGGCGAAGGGGCTCGACTCGGTCCTGTTCAACAACAACTACGTGGACCGCGACGAGCCGATGCTCTCGCTCTCGGACAGCCAGAACTTCAACGTCTATTTCGCGCCGCACCGCGAGTTGAACAGCGGATGGTTCTACGGCTCCGCGCCGTCCACCATCGAGGCGGCCCGCGCCCTGGCCTACCCCATCGTCGACCGGATCAAGGCCCACCCGAGCCTGCGCGGCTACAACCTCGTGGACGAGCCGGGCGTCGAGCACCAGGACAAGCTCACGCTGATGGTGCGCGCGTTCAAGGAGCGCGACGCCACCCGCCCCTCGCTGCCGGTCCTGATCGGCCTGAACCGCGGAGACACGTTGTTCTCGGCCGCGCAGCCGGGCGTCTTCCTGGCGGACGTCTACCCGATGGGCAACGCGAACGCCCCGTGCAACTACACCATGACCGGCTTCGGCTACACCCAGGAGGATTTCTCCTCGTACATCCGCCGGCTGACCGCCAACAAGCCGGCCGGCACCCCGCTCTGGGTGATCCTCCAGACCCACAAGCACAGCGAGGGGCCGTCCTACGCCTTGCGCGTCCCGACGGCGCCGGAGCTTCGGGCGCAGCAGTGGATGGCCGTTGGCGAGGGGGCCACCGGGATCTTCTGGTTCGTGTACTCCACCCAGCAGGATTGGACCGGTCTCAAGGACTCGCCGGCCCTCTTCACGGAGGTCGGCAACCTCGCCAACCGGCTCGGGCCGCTCCGCACCACGCTGGTCGATACGGACCGCGTCGCCAACATCTTCACCGTCACCGGGCCGAACAGCCCGTACGTCAGCACGCTCAAGTCGAATGATGGCAGGCGGACGTTCGCGGTGGTCGTCAACAAGGGGACGTGCTCGGGCTCGGCCGGGCTGGCGGTCAGCTCGGGGATCGGCGGTACGCTCAAGGATCTGGAGACGGGTGCCGTCTTCGCCCAGGGCGCGCAGATCACCTTCGCGGCCGGGGATGGCAAGGTCTTCGAGCTGATTCCGGATGGCTCGTCAACACCGGCGCCCACCACGACAGCAACCCGGACGCCGACCGCTCCGGCGGCGACGGCGACCCGCACGCCGACCGCCCCGGCCGGTGCGACGGCCACCCCCACTCGCACCCCGACCCGCACGCCAACGGCCCCGGCTGGCGCCACCGCGACGCCCGTGTCAACGCCGTCCAGCACCGGCAACCTCGTCAAGAACAGCTCGTTCGACACGCTGACGAGCGGCTACTCGACGGACTGGCGGCAGCGCAGTAACTCGTCATACGACCCTGGCATCAGCCACACCGGCCGAGGCTCGCTCCGACTGGCCTCGCCTGCCTCCAGCTCCTACGTCGATCAGGCGATAGCGTTGAAGCCGTCCACCACCTACGTGCTGCGCTTCTGGACTCGCACGCTCGACGCCGTGGGCACTGGCGTGGCCGTCCGCTACGCCCAGACTGCCCCAGCCGCCCAGACGCTGATTCAGGCCGGCTACGTGAACGGCACGAAGGAGTGGAAGGAGCAGACGTACACGTTCACCACTCCGGCCAATCACGCCGGCGGGCGCATCGACGTCCAGTGGACCATGTCCAGCGGCGTGGCCTGGGTTGACGATATCTCGCTCGAAGAGCTCAACCCGGCGGCCACCAACCTCGTCACCAATGGCACGTTCGATCAGGCCACCAGCGGCTTCCCGACCGCCTGGCGCGCCCGGCCGAACGCCGTCTGGACGAGCAACGTGGTCCGCACGGGGGCTGGCTCGTTCGAGGTTCGTGGGCCGGCGCCGGACGCCTACTCCGACCAGGCGATCAAGCTGCGCCCGAACACCTCGTACATCCTGACCTACTGGGTCCGCACCATGAACGCCACCGGGCCGGGCGTCTCGGTGCGCTACTCGCAGCTCTCCCCGACGCCGCTGACGCTGGTGGTCTCGCCGGAGACGACGGGCAGCCGGGCCTGGACCCAGATCACCGTCCGATTCACCACGCCGGCGAACTACACCGATGGCCGCCTGGATATCCGCTGGAACCTGACCGGCGGCTACGCCTGGATCGACGATATGGCCCTCTTCGAGGACTGA